Within Kineothrix sp. MB12-C1, the genomic segment GATAATAACATTGTTCTACGAAGTTTGGGGTAGGCGGCAGTATCTGATTCCATGTTTCGAGGTCTTCAGCGGCTCTGGCATCGCGGGGGATTACTTCGGCGGAATTGGATTCTAATTTGGAATTCTCATCCAGAAGCGGATATCCCACATTTAAATGATAAAGAAGCATAACGGCCTCGTCACAAGAGCCTTCGTTTTGTACGGTGTCCTCAATGGAAATAATATTATCGGTCAATCCCACGGTAATCGTACGGTTAAGAGTGAGTTTTGCACCGAATATAATATGATCGCGTATTGTAGCGTGGAGCGAAATGGCATCATCAGAAGTTATATAATAGACATGCTCTGCAGGAGTATTGCTTATAGTACCATGGAGGCCATGAAATTTGCCTTGGTCTTCATTGGGGATAGCGATATTCTGCAATCCACAGGTCGTAAGCATCCCGCAACTAAAAGATTTCAGGAATCCGAAGCCATCCCGGCCTTCCTGATAATACTGTGGACTTACATGTCCGGTGGGAGAGATATAGTTCATACGAACGCCATCGAAATAAAGATCTGCGATATCAAAGCACCGGTCTACCGATATGGTCATATCGATTCCCTTTCCGTTCCTCACCCGGAGAAAACGCATTCCATCTCCTTTTCCTCCAAGAAGTCTATACTCCTCCACGCCCGATAATTGAAGAGGATGTCCAATATACTTATTTACAGCCATAAAAAATCTCCTTTCGCATCATTCTTTTATTTATTGTAGTATTAAATAAGGGAAAAAACAAGAAAGAAAGCATCCTTTCAATAATGAAAAATAAGAGGTAGAAGAAAGAACTTGATTCAAAGGAATAAAGGTCGTACAAAGCGTATGAAATAAAATTTCACGTTATATTGACAGAACGATAAAACGAAGGTATGCTTTTGGCAAGATAAGGAAGTCAAGATAAGGAAGTAAAGTAGAAGGTATTTCATATAGGAAGAACATTATCCGTTGTTTCAGGCATTAAAGGGGGAAATAAGAATGTTAGACAGACCGGTATTAGAAGTGGTAAGAGAAAATTATGATAAGATTTTTTCTGCGGAAAGAAAGGTGGCGGATTATATTCTGGAAAATCCGCAGGAAACAGTCAATACAACTGTTTCTGAGCTGGCGAAGGTGAGCGGAGTCAGCGATGCTACAGTCGTAAGGATGTGTTCTCACTTGGGATATAAGGGATATTACCAGTTTCGCCTGCTTCTTGCCAAGGATGTCGGTAGAGAAAATAATAGAAATGATGTGCAGTTGGAAAAGGAAGGGAATGTGCTGAGGCGAATTTTCCGGGATTATAGTTCTACCATGTTAGCTATTGGAGAAAATATCGATGAGGCCGAGATGCAAAAAGGCGTAGATTTTATAAGTAATTGTGGATATGCGCATATCGTAGCGGTGGGAAATACAGTTCCCCTTGCTCTTTACATGGGCTTTCGCCTGGGACGGCTGGGTGTGAGATGCAGCCATGGAGTTGCGCCGGAGTATTTCTTGAATCAGGTTAACCTTGCGGAGAAAAATGATATTATTATAGCCGTTTCCCAATCGGGGAGATCCAGACAGGTGATACAAAGTGTGGAAATGGCAAAGGAAAAAGGGCTTAAGGTAATAGCCATTACCGATTACAGGCAGTCTCCTATCGCTCAACTGGCAGACTGTTCGCTGATTGCCAATGGGAAGAAGGAGACCTTTGATTTCTACAAGAATTATTCGCACTTAAGGGGAATGGCGGCCATCGATGCCTTGCTTGAATGCGTGACGAACCGGGAGAGAATACAGGAAATGAATGCGGATAAGCCGGAGATCATCTTGTCAGAGTATAAGGACGGATAAAAACATACCTCGGCCGCTTGCGGACAAGGTATATTATTTTAATAATATTATACTGCGCCGAGCAAAGCGAGTGTGCAAAAACATACCTCGGCCGCTTGCGGACAAGGTATAATATTTTAATAATATTATACTGCGCCGAGCAAAGCGAGTGTGCAAAAAACATACTGTGTCCGCTTGCGGACAAGGTATATATTGCCGTTAGTGATTGCAGATATCCGGATTATCCTCCGCTTTTTTTCGTTCGTTTAGTTCATCGCGGAATGTTTCTATATAGGAAGCGCCGAACTGATGCATTAATTCCAAGAGCGGAATGATTTTTTTTCCAATTTCTGTAATTTCGTATTCCACTTTGGGTGGGACTGTAGGATATACGTGTCTGGTAATCAGATGATCGGCTTCCAGACTTCTAAGCTGTTTCGTGAGCATTTTCTGTGTAACATCGGGCATACGTTTTAAAATCTCATTAAAACGGAGCACTTTATTACTTAGAAACCATAAAATCATGACCTTGCGCTTTCCCGAAAGCAGATTATAAGCTAAGACCATAGGACATAAATCGTCTTTCAGGCAAGTTTCCCTCATATAACAGTTTTCGTGTTTTTTTTCATTTGTTTCCATCGATTTATTCATGCCTTTCTACTTTTCAGATGTCGAAATATAATGTTGAAATATGCGGTATAATAAAAAATAAAAATTCAAAAGATAAAGACGTATAATCTTTAGTTAAATAACGGTATACTAAATGACACTAAGGGACTTTAAAGTACCTACTTGTGAATCAGGTCCTCATCTATTAATATATATAAGTAATGCCTTTTTTATGCGGTGTAGTGCAATTCTATGAAGGGTAATACTAAGAATTAAGATACCAATTCTGTACGATGTATTGCAATTCCGTGAGGTGCATTGCTATGCTAATTATACAGTGAAGTAAGATGTTTTGCAAATAATTTAATTGTTAAAAATTTGACAGTAAACTCACATGGATAATGAATAAAAAGGCATACCGGACGATGATTTACGGGAAACCCAAGGAGAAGAAGCGATGAAAAAAGTAGTGATTATAGGAGCGGGCTATGCCGGTATCCTCACAGCAAAAAAGATTGCTAAGAAAGTTAAAAAACAGGGAGATGTAGAGATTACAATTATCGACAGGAATCCCTTTCACACGATGCTTACGGAACTTCATGAAGTTGCGGCAGGCAGGGTGGATGAAGATAGCATTAAGATCAGCTTAAAGAAAGTATTCGCGGGCAGAAAAGTCAACGTGAAGTTGGATACCGTGAAGGAAGTAGATTTTGAAGCCAAGATTGTAAAAGGTGAAGGGGCTTCCTATGAATATGACTATCTTGTAATTGCAGCCGGTTCAAGACCAACTTTTTATGGTGTTCCCGGAGCAGAAGAATTAACATTCAAGCTTTGGTCTTATGAAGATGCGATTAAGCTAAAAGACCATATTTTAAATACATTCCGCAAGGCAGCTCAGGAAAGAGATGCCAAAGAACGTAAAAGGCTGCTCACTTTCTATGTGATTGGTGCAGGTTTTACCGGTGTGGAAATGGTTGGCGAGCTCGCGGAATATGTTCCTATTCTTTGTGAAAAATTTGAAATCGACAGAAGCGAAGTAACCTTAGTGAACGTGGACGGTTTAAGCAGACCGATTCCTAATCTTCCTGAGAAGTTATCAGCTAAAGTTGCTAAACGATTAAATAAAATGGGCGTAGAGCTTTGCATGGAAGCGAACGTGACCCGTGTCAGCGAAACGACAATTGAACTCACCTGCAAAGGAAAAAGCGAAACAAGAAGTGTAGGAACGGTAATCTGGGGTGCAGGAATCCAGAGTTGCGAAATCACGGCAGCGGCGGCGGATGCACTTGAGAAGCAAAGAGGCGGTCGTATTCCTGTAGATAAATATCTTCGTTCCACAAAGGATGAATCCGTATATGTAGTTGGTGATAATATGTATTATGTTCCGGAAGGAGAAGAAATGCCTGTTCCCCAGATGGTGGAGAATGCGGAGCAGAGTTCTCATACAGCGGCTCATAATATTGTGAATGCATTGACAGGAAAAGGTGAAATGGAAGAATATAAGCCGTCATTCCACGGAGTAATGGTATGCGTAGGCGGACGTTACGGTACGGCGCACGTAGGCCTTCCCGGACATTTCTTCAGCCTTCCTTCTTTCTTGGCGATGTTTGCGAAGCACTTTATCAACGTTATTTATTTTATACAAGTACTTGGATGGAATAAAGTATTCAGTTATATTAAGCATGAATTTTTTACAATCCGCGACTGCAGAAGCTTTGTGGGAGGACATTTTTCTAACAGAACACCTAGCTTTTTACTGGTTCCTCTTCGTTTCTGGCTCGGTGCGGTATGGTTATTCGAAGGTATTATGAAGATTATGGAAGGTTGGCTCAATGAGCCCAAGCTTCAGGGATTCTTCGGTGGAGCGAATGCTTGGTATCAAAGTATTATCAATCCGGGTGCAGCCGGGGATGCGGTGAGCGCAGCGACAGGAGCGGCAGCTGCAGCAGCAGATACAGTGAGCGCAGCCACAGGAGCAGCAACGGCTGCGGCAGATGTAGTAAGTGCGGCGACAGGCGCGGCAACGGCAGCGGCAGACGTAGTAAGTGCGGCAACAGGAGCAGCAGTGGCAGCAGCAGATGCGGTAAGCGCAGCCACAGGAGCAGCTACAGCAGCAGTTTCTTCCGGCACAGTAATCTTTAACTTTAATATTTTAGGACTTTTCAGAACTATTTTTGTAAGTGGAACAGATCTCGCCGCTTCCAAGCTTTCTGATTTAGCTTTTAAGTTGGATGTACCGCTTATGAATTGGTTCGTGGATACTTTTATCCTTCCTTCCGATGGAATACAGCTTGCGATGCAGATATTTATTGTAGTGGCAGAGATTCTTATTGGACTCGCATTGATGGGCGGTCTCTTTACAACTCCTGCAGCGGCTGTGTCGTTAATATTACAGTTTATGTTCGTATGTACGACAGGTTTATATCTTGGAACGTTCTGGATGGTATTTGCAGGTATCGCTGTTTTGATTGGTGCAGGAAGAACAATTGGTCTCGATTACTATGTGATGCCGGCGTTAAAGAAAGCATGGAAGAAGCTTCCGATTATTCGCAAATCATATCTGTACCATGACTAGAAAAGATAAGGGTGAAATAATGGAGAAATTAACATATGAAGAAGCTTATGAGCTTGTAAAAAAAGAGATTCATAAGGCTTTGACCAAATCACCCCGCATAATTAACGAATATTTAACTCATTTATCTGCCTCTCAGGGGAAAATGATTCGGGCAGTTTCCGTGCTGATCTCTGCAGGGGACGGTGAAGGGAAGATTAATCCCGGCGCCGTACAGGCTGCAGCGGCAATTGAAATCATTCATCTGGCGTCGCTCGTTCACGATGACGTTATCGACAACGCAGACTTAAGAAGAGGACAGGAGACGCTCCAGAAGAAATATGGAAAGCGTACTGCGGTTATTTGCGGGGACTACTTGCTTAGCCTGGCGCTTAAGATGGTATCTGCAATTCCTGAAGGAAAGAAATACTTGGATATGCGTCTGTCTGACTATATAAGCAGATTGTGCCTTGGGGAGTTACTGCAGCATATCAATAATAAGAATTTGGATTTAACAGTATTTGATTATATAAAAATTATATCGGGGAAGACGGCTGCTCTTTTCGAAGCCTCTTTCTTGGCCGGTGCTCTGTTAGGAGACTATTCTCCGGAAGAAGTGAAGAAATACAAAAAGATTGGGAATTACATCGGTTTGATTTTCCAGCTTCAGGATGATTGCCTCGATTTCGATAAGACCGTTGAGACAGCAAGGAAGCCTGTTCAGTCAGATTATGAGCAAGGAGTTATTACCCTTCCTTTAATCCATGCCTTAGAGAGATTGCCGGAATTCCGAAAGAAGGCATCTAATAACGCCATTGTCAGAGACGATATCAATCAAGCGGTGGAAGAAGCCGGCGGTCTGGGATATACGAGGCAAATAATAGATAGATATTATGAGAAGGCAGAACGTTATATCAACAAGCTTGACACAACCTGGGAAAAGCGTATGCGCATCGCTTCTATCGTGCGTATGGCAGCTGGGATAAAGGAAGAAGCATAAGGAAGGAAAAGACATTGTTTGGACGATTTTTGAGCTATGTAGAAATCAGAACAAAGATTACAAGTACCCTTACCTTTTTACTGACGATAGGATTTCTTCTATATCAGGGACAAAAGATGCAGTGGGGAAAGACCTTTTTATTCTTTGCGGGGATGTTCTGTTTTGATCTGACAACTACTGCTATTAATAATTACATCGACTCAAAGGGCAATGGGCAGGCGCTTAATTTCGGAAGAAAACAGTCGCTGATTATCATTTATGTATTGTTTGGTATTAGTGTGGCGTTCGGGCTTTCTCTCGCTTTTGTGACAGATTTGGTAATTCTTTTTATTGGAGGTCTTTGCTTTTTATGCGGAGTATTCTATACCTATGGCCCCTTGCCTATCTCGAGAATGCCTTTGGGAGAAATAATGTCCGGTCTATTCTACGGAGCGATGATTCCTTTTATCTTGATGTATATTAATTCTCCGGATGGTACCTTTTTGAGTTATGCCATCAGTGTAGAGACCGTATCGTTGTCTATACAGGTCATTCCGATGCTTAAACTGTTGCTTTTCTCCATGATTCCTTTTGCAGTAACGGCTAATATTATGTTAGCCAATAATACCTGTGATTTGGAGAAGGATATAGCGGTAAAAAGGCATACTTTGCCCTATTACATCGGAAAAAAGGCAGCACTTATCCTTTTTTCAGGTCTTTATTATATGACCTATTTGGCACTTGTTTTGTTAGTAATATGTAAGATATTCTCTCCGGTGGTTCTTATTTCTCTTATAACAATAATTCCGGTACAGAGAAATATTAATAAATTTTCAGAGAAACAGGAGAAGTCCACCACCTTTAGCGTTAGTATTAAGAACTTCGTACTTATTATGGGGGCGGATATTTTGACCATGTTTCTGGCAGTGATTCTTAATAGAATCTGAAACTATGTTATTCATTCGGTCAATTAAGGCCGGGTTGAAATAAAAAAGAGCCGCGAGACGGCACAAAAGGAGGAAAATATGAAAAAAGCAATAGCATTATTATTGTGCGCAACTTTAGTAGTTGGAACACTTACCGCTTGTGGCGGCGGAACAGCACAGCCGGAAGGAACTGAAACAACAGAAGCAGTAGAGGAAACAACAGAAGAAGCAGAAGTTGTTGAAGAAGAAGTAGAAACAGAGGAAACAGCAGAAGTAGCCGGAGACGCAGCAAAGACCGGTCTTGCAGTAATTACATCCATTGGAAAGTCAGCACCGGCTGGTGAAGAAGATGGATTGGCACAGGTAGATTCCACAGTTGCAGCGGTACTCGTTGGAGCAGACGGAACAATCCTTGACTGCAGCATTGATGCAGCTCAGACTAAGATTAATTTCTCAGCAGAAGGTAAGGTGGTAACAGATCTTGCTACTACATTTGCATCCAAGCAGGATCTCGGTGCTGACTATGGTATGGCAGTAGCTTCCGCTATCGGTAAAGAGTGGAATGAGCAGGCAAATGCTTTCGCTGAATATGTAATTGGTAAGACAATTGATGAAGTAAAAGGTATCGCACTGAGCGAAGGTGTACCTACGGATGCTGACTTAACATCATCTGTAACAGTTCATGTAACTGATTTTATCGCTGTAATTGAAAAAGCAGTAGCTAATGCAAAAGAATTAGGCGCAGGCAGCACAGATAAGCTTGGTCTTGCTGTAACAACAGAGATTTCCAAATCTAAAGATGCAGCTGCTGATGCAGAAGGTCTTGCACAGGCTTATTCCACATATGCAGCAGTAACAACCGATGCTGATGGAAAAGTTACAAGCAGCTATATCGATGCTTCTCAGGGTAATGTAAACTTCGATGCAACAGGAGCAATTACATCTGACTTAGCATCAGCACCAGCTACAAAGCAGGAGCTTGGTGAAGGTTATGGTATGAAAGCAGCTTCCACTATCGGTAAAGAATGGAATGAGCAGGCAGATGCTTTCTCCGCATATGTAGTTGGAAAGACTGCATCTGAAGTGAGCGGAATCGCTATTGATGATCAGGGCCTTGCAGCAGATGCTGATTTAATCAGTTCTGTAACTGTACATGTAGGACCTTTCGTTTCAATCGTTGAAAAGGCTGCAGCAAACGCAAAATAATATTAAGTAAGTATATATTTACGGGGGGTGCATTATTTTCAAGAAATAGTGCACCCTTTATTTTTTATAATTTAAGTTTTCAGAGGTGAATAATTTGAAAAGGAAAATAACAGCATTTCTTTTGGGAATAATGGCATTGTTAACAATGTCGGCTTGTTCCATAAATAGTGAAAAGCGGTATGAGGCGAGGTTTCTGGAGTTATTTGATACGGCTAGCATAATTGTCGGTTATGCCGGAAATGAAGAGGAGTTTGGCAGATATAGCCAGATGGCCTATGATGAGTTGGAGATATACAATAATCTTTTCGATATTTACAGCGATTATGAAGGTGTCAATAATATAAAGACAATTAACGATAATGCGGGGATTGCTCCGGTTGAGGTGGACAAGAAGATTATCGAGCTTCTTTTGTTTTCGAAAGATATGTATGACTTGACAGAAGGAAAAGTGAATGTGGCTTTCGGATCCGTTCTCTCCCTCTGGCATGATCATAGAAGTGATGGCCTAGATAATCCGGAAAGGGCAACGATTCCCGATTTCGAGGAGCTGAAAGAGAGAAATCAATATGTCGATATCGATGATATGATCATAGATACAGAAGCTTCTACTGTTTATTTGAAGGACCCCAATATGCGTCTGGATGTGGGGGCTATCGCCAAAGGATATGCGGTAGAACAGGTAGCACTTTTTATGGAAGAAGCGGGCTTTGTTGACGGGATGATCTCTGTTGGAGGGAATGTAAGAACTCTGGGGAGTAAACATGATGAAAACGGGAATAAAGTTCCATGGAGTGTAGGGATCCAAAATCCCGATTTATCCAGCGAAGAAAAGAATCTTTATATTTTGAATCTGAGCGAAAGCTCTCTTGTAACGAGCGGTGTCTATGAACGCTATTATGTGGTGGATGGAAAGCCATATCATCATATTATCGATCCTGTGACGCTCATGCCGGCAGAATACTTTGCATCCGTTTCTATTATATGTCGAGATTCCGGTGAGGCGGATGCTCTTTCAACAGCGGCATTCAATATGGGATATGAAGAAGGCTCCAAGTTGATAGAAGAACTTGATGGCGTGGAAGCATTGTGGGTATATGCGGATGGTACGATGGAATATAGCAGTGGATTTCAGGAATTGGTGAAAAAGTAAGAATGGTGGTAATATGTTAAAAAAGAATGATGTAATACTCGTCGGCGGATTATTAATTATCGCTTTGGCAGCTATGTTATTCGTTTTCCTTACGAAAGAGGAGGGCGGTAAAGTAGTAGTGACGGTAGACGGGGAAATATATGAAACGTTATCGTTAAATGAAGATATTACCTTATCTATTGGTGAGGAAGATGAGCGTTATAATGTCCTTGAAATTAAAGATGGGAAAGTGTCTATGGCAGAGGCGAACTGCCCGGATAAGCTTTGCGTGCGTCATGCTCCCATTCATTACAATCACGAATCTATCATATGTCTGCCCCACAAGGTAACGATAGCAATTCAAAATGGAGAAGAACAGGATATCGATATTATAGCGCAATAGTTAGGAGAACATATGAAAACTAGGAACGTGGCGATGTACGGGATGCTTATCGCACTCGCTTTTATTTTGAGTTATATAGAGAGTATTATACCGATACCGGTGCCGATACCGGGAATTAAAATAGGGCTCGCTAATCTTGTAGTAATTACAGCTTTATATACGATGGGGGCCAAACAGGCCTTTGTGCTGTCCATGATTCGAATTATTCTGGTAGGCTTCACATTCGGAAGTCCGTCTACTATGATGTTCAGTTTTGCCGGTGGAGTATTGAGCTGGTTATTAATGGTACTCGCAAAGAGATGGAAGGCTTTTTCCATGACGGGAGTGAGCATTCTCGGTGGAATGGGACATAATATAGGACAGATTATAGTAGCAATTATTATATTAAAGACGAGTGTACTTATTTACTACCTGCCATTTCTCATTATCTCCGGTCTTGTAACAGGCGCGGCAATTGGAATGGTAGGAGCACTTATTACTTCTAAAATTGAGAAAGTTAATGTTAGGAAAGTATAATATTTTAATAAATATTGCGCCGAGCAAAGCGAGTGTGCAAAAAACATACTGTGTCCGCTTGCGGACAAAGTATAATATTTTAACAGTTCAGACAGTTCAAACTTTGTGGATATTTTGTCTGAACTTTGCTATAATAAATATAATTTAGAATGAGAACTTCAATCTAGTTCTTATTTTAATTTACAATAAAAAGATTGGAGTGAATGGAAGATGAATAAACCTAAAATTGTAGCGATCGTTGGCTCGCTAAGAAAGAACTCTTATAATTTACAGTTAGCCAAGCTGACAAAAGAAATCATTGGTGAAAGAGCAGAATTAGAGATTTTGGATTATACGGATGTTCCTTATATGAACGAAGATATTGAATATCCCGCGCCGAAGTCTGTTGCACGAGTTCGTGAAGTTATAAAAGCGGCGGATGCTGTATGGTTTTTTACCCCGGAATATAATCATTCTTACCCAGGAGTATTGAAGAATCTTATCGATTGGCTTTCAAGACCTATAAGTGATACCGGCCTCAGGTGCTCGCTGGTAAACCTGCTATAATTAGCGGTGTTGGTCTGGGAATAACAGGAACTGCGATAGCACAGGATTATCTTGTGTCTCTCCTTAGTTTCATTAATATGAGAATGATGAACCAGCCCCGTTTGACCGTTCCTAATGCATGGCAGCTTGTGGATGAGGAAGGGAAGCTGGAATTGAAAGATGGAGAAGCCTTTTTGAAGGCTCAGGTAGATGCCTTTATGGTGTTCTTAGAAGAGAAAAGATAAGTACAGACGTTTCCACTCGAATACGAAAAGGAGGAAATAAAAATGGATAATGTGAGAGCTGTAAAGAAGATATCAAAAGGAATGCGTGCCACAGATGGAGCAGGGGTGCGTTTGGTTCGGGTGTTTGGTTATCATGATACGCAGGACTACGATCCATTTCTTATGTTCGATGCCTTCGACTCCGTGGATCCGGAAGATTACATTAAAGGATTCCCATGGCACCCTCATAGGGGAATTGAGACGATTACTTACCTGATAGAGGGAGAGATGGAGCATGGAGATAGCCTTGGCAATCGAGGTGTTATTAAAGATGGAGATTGTCAGTGGATGACGGCTGGTTCAGGAATCATCCATCAGGAGATGCCTAAGGCATCCAAGCGCATGTTGGGTGCTCAGCTCTGGTTGAATCTTCCGGCGAAGGATAAGATGACCCCTCCTAAGTATGGAGATATTAAGGCGGAGAGTGTTCCGGTGATAGAAGAAGAGAACAGTAAGATACACGTCATTGCAGGCGAGTATCTTGGAACTCAGGGTGCATTTGAAGGAAGTTATGTGAAAGCTACCTATCTGGATGTGGAAGTGAAGGCAGGAGGCCGCTGGCATTATGACAGCGAGGAAACTTCCACCTTATTTATCTATATAGTGGAGGGAGAAGGAAGGTTTTCGCCGGACAGTGAGGAAACTATCACAGAAAGACAAGCGGTCTTGTTCGGTGAAGGCCGAAGATTCTTTGTAGAAGCCAAAACAAATATTAGATTTTTCCTTTTATCGGGAAGTCCGCTAAAGGAGCCGATAGCATGGGGAGGCCCGATCGTTATGAACACAAAGGAAGAACTGGACCGGGCCTTTGCTGAGTTGGAAGAAGGTACCTTTATTAAGGGTTGATTTAGTAGGGACAACTATTGAGTGGTCTGTAAAAGCCTTGAGGAAAACCGCATACAGGGCAGATTTCCGGGGCACACAGGCCGGACATAATATTTCCGCATTCCATACAGATCCAGAAGGTTTCTTCGGGCTTGCAGAATACCTGATTTGTAATTACGTTG encodes:
- a CDS encoding aldose 1-epimerase family protein; translation: MAVNKYIGHPLQLSGVEEYRLLGGKGDGMRFLRVRNGKGIDMTISVDRCFDIADLYFDGVRMNYISPTGHVSPQYYQEGRDGFGFLKSFSCGMLTTCGLQNIAIPNEDQGKFHGLHGTISNTPAEHVYYITSDDAISLHATIRDHIIFGAKLTLNRTITVGLTDNIISIEDTVQNEGSCDEAVMLLYHLNVGYPLLDENSKLESNSAEVIPRDARAAEDLETWNQILPPTPNFVEQCYYHKFNDTSARVCLTNESIGKGLELSFDTNVFPEFTEWKMMGEYDYVLGIEPCTNTLEGRNSIREKGMLQYLVPGESKTYGAQLRLFRTK
- a CDS encoding MurR/RpiR family transcriptional regulator, whose translation is MLDRPVLEVVRENYDKIFSAERKVADYILENPQETVNTTVSELAKVSGVSDATVVRMCSHLGYKGYYQFRLLLAKDVGRENNRNDVQLEKEGNVLRRIFRDYSSTMLAIGENIDEAEMQKGVDFISNCGYAHIVAVGNTVPLALYMGFRLGRLGVRCSHGVAPEYFLNQVNLAEKNDIIIAVSQSGRSRQVIQSVEMAKEKGLKVIAITDYRQSPIAQLADCSLIANGKKETFDFYKNYSHLRGMAAIDALLECVTNRERIQEMNADKPEIILSEYKDG
- a CDS encoding winged helix-turn-helix transcriptional regulator, with amino-acid sequence METNEKKHENCYMRETCLKDDLCPMVLAYNLLSGKRKVMILWFLSNKVLRFNEILKRMPDVTQKMLTKQLRSLEADHLITRHVYPTVPPKVEYEITEIGKKIIPLLELMHQFGASYIETFRDELNERKKAEDNPDICNH
- a CDS encoding NAD(P)/FAD-dependent oxidoreductase gives rise to the protein MKKVVIIGAGYAGILTAKKIAKKVKKQGDVEITIIDRNPFHTMLTELHEVAAGRVDEDSIKISLKKVFAGRKVNVKLDTVKEVDFEAKIVKGEGASYEYDYLVIAAGSRPTFYGVPGAEELTFKLWSYEDAIKLKDHILNTFRKAAQERDAKERKRLLTFYVIGAGFTGVEMVGELAEYVPILCEKFEIDRSEVTLVNVDGLSRPIPNLPEKLSAKVAKRLNKMGVELCMEANVTRVSETTIELTCKGKSETRSVGTVIWGAGIQSCEITAAAADALEKQRGGRIPVDKYLRSTKDESVYVVGDNMYYVPEGEEMPVPQMVENAEQSSHTAAHNIVNALTGKGEMEEYKPSFHGVMVCVGGRYGTAHVGLPGHFFSLPSFLAMFAKHFINVIYFIQVLGWNKVFSYIKHEFFTIRDCRSFVGGHFSNRTPSFLLVPLRFWLGAVWLFEGIMKIMEGWLNEPKLQGFFGGANAWYQSIINPGAAGDAVSAATGAAAAAADTVSAATGAATAAADVVSAATGAATAAADVVSAATGAAVAAADAVSAATGAATAAVSSGTVIFNFNILGLFRTIFVSGTDLAASKLSDLAFKLDVPLMNWFVDTFILPSDGIQLAMQIFIVVAEILIGLALMGGLFTTPAAAVSLILQFMFVCTTGLYLGTFWMVFAGIAVLIGAGRTIGLDYYVMPALKKAWKKLPIIRKSYLYHD
- a CDS encoding polyprenyl synthetase family protein, whose product is MEKLTYEEAYELVKKEIHKALTKSPRIINEYLTHLSASQGKMIRAVSVLISAGDGEGKINPGAVQAAAAIEIIHLASLVHDDVIDNADLRRGQETLQKKYGKRTAVICGDYLLSLALKMVSAIPEGKKYLDMRLSDYISRLCLGELLQHINNKNLDLTVFDYIKIISGKTAALFEASFLAGALLGDYSPEEVKKYKKIGNYIGLIFQLQDDCLDFDKTVETARKPVQSDYEQGVITLPLIHALERLPEFRKKASNNAIVRDDINQAVEEAGGLGYTRQIIDRYYEKAERYINKLDTTWEKRMRIASIVRMAAGIKEEA
- a CDS encoding UbiA family prenyltransferase, yielding MSYVEIRTKITSTLTFLLTIGFLLYQGQKMQWGKTFLFFAGMFCFDLTTTAINNYIDSKGNGQALNFGRKQSLIIIYVLFGISVAFGLSLAFVTDLVILFIGGLCFLCGVFYTYGPLPISRMPLGEIMSGLFYGAMIPFILMYINSPDGTFLSYAISVETVSLSIQVIPMLKLLLFSMIPFAVTANIMLANNTCDLEKDIAVKRHTLPYYIGKKAALILFSGLYYMTYLALVLLVICKIFSPVVLISLITIIPVQRNINKFSEKQEKSTTFSVSIKNFVLIMGADILTMFLAVILNRI
- a CDS encoding FAD:protein FMN transferase encodes the protein MNNLKRKITAFLLGIMALLTMSACSINSEKRYEARFLELFDTASIIVGYAGNEEEFGRYSQMAYDELEIYNNLFDIYSDYEGVNNIKTINDNAGIAPVEVDKKIIELLLFSKDMYDLTEGKVNVAFGSVLSLWHDHRSDGLDNPERATIPDFEELKERNQYVDIDDMIIDTEASTVYLKDPNMRLDVGAIAKGYAVEQVALFMEEAGFVDGMISVGGNVRTLGSKHDENGNKVPWSVGIQNPDLSSEEKNLYILNLSESSLVTSGVYERYYVVDGKPYHHIIDPVTLMPAEYFASVSIICRDSGEADALSTAAFNMGYEEGSKLIEELDGVEALWVYADGTMEYSSGFQELVKK
- a CDS encoding NusG domain II-containing protein; protein product: MLKKNDVILVGGLLIIALAAMLFVFLTKEEGGKVVVTVDGEIYETLSLNEDITLSIGEEDERYNVLEIKDGKVSMAEANCPDKLCVRHAPIHYNHESIICLPHKVTIAIQNGEEQDIDIIAQ
- a CDS encoding Gx transporter family protein, with amino-acid sequence MKTRNVAMYGMLIALAFILSYIESIIPIPVPIPGIKIGLANLVVITALYTMGAKQAFVLSMIRIILVGFTFGSPSTMMFSFAGGVLSWLLMVLAKRWKAFSMTGVSILGGMGHNIGQIIVAIIILKTSVLIYYLPFLIISGLVTGAAIGMVGALITSKIEKVNVRKV
- a CDS encoding NADPH-dependent FMN reductase translates to MNKPKIVAIVGSLRKNSYNLQLAKLTKEIIGERAELEILDYTDVPYMNEDIEYPAPKSVARVREVIKAADAVWFFTPEYNHSYPGVLKNLIDWLSRPISDTGLRCSLVNLL
- a CDS encoding pirin family protein: MDNVRAVKKISKGMRATDGAGVRLVRVFGYHDTQDYDPFLMFDAFDSVDPEDYIKGFPWHPHRGIETITYLIEGEMEHGDSLGNRGVIKDGDCQWMTAGSGIIHQEMPKASKRMLGAQLWLNLPAKDKMTPPKYGDIKAESVPVIEEENSKIHVIAGEYLGTQGAFEGSYVKATYLDVEVKAGGRWHYDSEETSTLFIYIVEGEGRFSPDSEETITERQAVLFGEGRRFFVEAKTNIRFFLLSGSPLKEPIAWGGPIVMNTKEELDRAFAELEEGTFIKG